The following are from one region of the Cetobacterium somerae genome:
- a CDS encoding COG1470 family protein: MKNIFILFFLLTFNIFGYVNINPVTFDRKIDGKGEVQEYTLYNPTQNTLKYQLYLTDENIEKSMKNWIEIFPTTITLKPGRSGKFKVFVKAPKGAPRGEYLVTVGVKEIALPKLNSTDTSSVQILTHLKMDLAGYIGDLIPKIFLKDFSVTLNDNNLNFHGLIANVGERRGTLDFYLAENKGKNPIYVGNLRLLKNEKIKASKLNQKLTKHDKDLIKNFSKYNILIIKDSLSKKVLYEREIK, from the coding sequence ATGAAAAACATTTTTATTCTTTTTTTCCTTTTAACTTTTAATATCTTTGGATATGTAAATATAAATCCTGTTACCTTTGATAGAAAGATTGATGGTAAGGGAGAAGTACAGGAATACACTTTGTATAACCCAACTCAAAATACATTAAAGTATCAACTTTATTTAACAGATGAAAATATAGAAAAATCTATGAAAAATTGGATTGAGATATTCCCTACAACAATTACTTTAAAACCAGGGCGTAGTGGAAAATTTAAAGTCTTTGTAAAAGCTCCAAAAGGCGCTCCAAGGGGTGAGTATTTAGTAACTGTTGGAGTTAAAGAGATAGCATTACCAAAACTTAATTCAACAGATACATCTTCAGTTCAAATTTTAACACACTTAAAAATGGATTTAGCAGGATATATAGGAGATTTAATTCCCAAAATATTTTTAAAAGATTTTTCAGTTACTTTAAATGATAATAACCTTAATTTCCATGGATTAATAGCCAATGTTGGTGAAAGAAGAGGTACATTAGATTTTTACTTAGCTGAAAACAAAGGGAAAAACCCTATTTATGTTGGGAATTTAAGACTTCTAAAAAATGAGAAAATTAAAGCTTCAAAACTAAATCAAAAATTAACAAAACATGATAAAGATTTAATAAAAAATTTTTCTAAATACAATATTTTAATTATTAAAGATTCATTAAGTAAAAAAGTCTTGTATGAGAGAGAGATTAAATAG
- a CDS encoding HD domain-containing phosphohydrolase encodes MIKSFFLFFLIFLNIFPFEFSKDEKLWIKNNKNRIFLIDIYHPNHVYLYQKNSGELAGVYMEFFEKLEQETGLRFKIQSTNKMKMKNLLKNGDGDILFNVAKTPEREKNYFFIPTYNTYNVGLFTKKNKSLDLNNLNKFKIGHIDGTSDSILTKEFYPDLKNLISIEDNGNFGFSSLENNKIDAIIGKSSNDVFKNYNFIPLKNIPSSQLWLVVNKKYPMLKDIIENFQINFSEKYVVDSLKKERLIFYKQLLKNDPLIDKLKHRYKQLKVLLPTNNEIVPLLYLSKGSYHGYVIDRLKELSYLTDIPINYIQSPNDNYDIKAIDTDLFNLKNKFFIPYYESQLAAFTLTNNNFIDSYSDIKNKKIGFISSEELNKNSIKKIITSNDFKFFKSTKSALNALLNKEIDYLYGDFKIISMSISNEYLENEIKVAGFFNKITPVGFGVKNDSDLADFIDKLFPSHLSESRILYSELVIPKKLSPNYKYFIIMFSMSSIIILTLFYFLRKATIATKKERLITRALVESFEAANELNDEDTGNHILRVNFYSKFLAEKLKCHKKFIKEISEYASLHDIGKIGIPDSILKKPGKLSPYEFEEMKKHVLLGKKLIDKMQLGAVAENIALYHHEKWNGKGYCYGLKENEIPLEARIVAIADVYDALRQKRVYKDGFSHEEAVEIIKKERGQHFDPTLVDIFLAYNEEFNKIFIEH; translated from the coding sequence TTGATTAAATCTTTTTTTCTTTTTTTTCTCATTTTTTTAAATATATTCCCATTTGAATTTTCAAAAGATGAAAAATTATGGATTAAAAATAATAAAAATAGAATATTTTTAATTGATATATACCATCCAAACCATGTCTATTTATATCAAAAAAATTCTGGTGAATTAGCTGGCGTTTATATGGAGTTTTTTGAAAAACTAGAACAAGAAACTGGATTAAGATTTAAAATACAATCAACTAATAAAATGAAAATGAAAAATTTATTAAAAAATGGAGATGGAGATATTCTTTTTAATGTTGCGAAAACTCCCGAAAGAGAAAAAAATTATTTTTTTATTCCAACTTATAATACGTATAATGTCGGTTTATTTACAAAGAAAAATAAATCTTTAGATTTAAATAATCTAAATAAATTTAAAATTGGTCATATTGATGGAACTTCTGATTCTATATTAACTAAAGAGTTTTATCCAGATTTAAAAAATTTAATATCTATTGAAGATAATGGTAATTTTGGTTTTTCATCATTAGAAAATAACAAAATAGATGCTATTATCGGCAAAAGTAGTAATGATGTTTTTAAAAATTATAATTTTATTCCTTTAAAAAATATTCCATCGTCACAACTTTGGTTAGTTGTAAATAAAAAATATCCCATGTTAAAAGATATTATTGAAAACTTTCAAATTAATTTTTCTGAGAAATATGTTGTAGATTCCTTAAAAAAAGAACGTCTTATTTTTTATAAACAACTTTTAAAAAATGACCCACTTATTGATAAATTAAAACATAGATACAAGCAACTTAAAGTTTTACTGCCCACAAATAATGAAATAGTTCCGCTTCTTTATCTATCTAAAGGAAGTTATCATGGATATGTTATTGATCGCCTTAAAGAATTATCTTATTTAACTGATATTCCTATCAATTATATCCAAAGTCCTAACGATAACTATGATATTAAAGCTATTGACACAGATTTATTTAATCTAAAAAATAAATTTTTTATTCCATATTATGAATCTCAATTAGCTGCTTTTACTCTTACAAATAATAATTTTATCGATTCTTATTCAGATATTAAAAATAAAAAAATTGGATTTATCTCTTCAGAAGAATTAAATAAAAATTCTATAAAAAAAATAATTACATCGAACGATTTTAAATTTTTTAAAAGTACAAAATCAGCTTTAAATGCACTTTTAAATAAAGAGATTGATTATCTTTATGGAGACTTTAAAATCATATCTATGTCTATCTCTAATGAATATTTAGAAAATGAGATAAAAGTTGCTGGATTTTTTAATAAAATTACTCCCGTTGGATTTGGAGTAAAAAATGATTCTGATTTAGCTGATTTTATAGATAAACTTTTTCCTAGTCATCTATCTGAAAGCAGGATTCTTTATAGTGAATTAGTTATACCTAAAAAATTATCTCCTAATTATAAATATTTTATAATTATGTTTTCCATGTCTTCTATAATTATTCTAACTCTTTTTTATTTTTTAAGAAAAGCTACTATTGCTACTAAGAAAGAGCGTTTAATAACTAGAGCATTAGTTGAAAGCTTTGAAGCTGCCAATGAATTAAATGATGAAGATACTGGAAATCATATCCTAAGAGTTAACTTTTATTCGAAATTTTTAGCTGAAAAGCTAAAATGTCATAAAAAATTTATTAAAGAGATTAGTGAATATGCTTCACTTCACGATATTGGTAAAATTGGAATTCCTGATTCAATTTTAAAAAAACCAGGAAAGCTATCTCCTTACGAATTTGAAGAAATGAAAAAACATGTTCTTTTAGGAAAAAAACTTATTGATAAAATGCAACTTGGAGCTGTTGCTGAAAATATAGCTCTCTATCATCATGAAAAATGGAATGGAAAAGGATACTGTTATGGTTTAAAAGAAAATGAAATACCTTTAGAGGCTAGAATTGTAGCTATAGCAGATGTTTATGATGCTTTGCGTCAAAAAAGAGTTTACAAAGACGGTTTTTCTCATGAAGAAGCTGTTGAAATAATAAAAAAAGAGCGTGGACAACACTTTGACCCCACTCTTGTTGATATTTTTTTAGCTTACAATGAAGAATTTAATAAAATTTTTATTGAACATTAA
- a CDS encoding fimbrial biogenesis chaperone, producing the protein MRKTYQILLTFLLTFSVTFSFHIAPTFFEKRIDASGGYQEFIMYNNSTKTQRFKVSTLPGTGTYGGHMDKWVEYNPKIITIKPKSQSVLKVFVKAPKGTPEGEYSTFLNFKSVPVPDITRDDGKSVAAAASIGLNVNIEVIGYVGDLKAKLEITNLKVTENNEGQAVVSFKVKNNTLKRGIWYNIDVMNGNESHESVEKGRIGIGKTDEITLTMKNMKKRDVVGVRLRDSSTYEDITKKEL; encoded by the coding sequence ATGAGGAAAACTTATCAAATTTTATTAACATTTTTATTAACATTTTCTGTAACATTTTCATTTCATATTGCACCAACGTTTTTCGAAAAACGTATCGATGCCAGTGGAGGGTATCAAGAGTTCATAATGTATAATAACAGCACAAAAACACAAAGATTTAAAGTAAGTACACTTCCAGGAACAGGAACATACGGAGGTCATATGGATAAATGGGTTGAATATAACCCTAAAATAATAACAATTAAACCTAAAAGTCAAAGTGTTTTAAAAGTTTTTGTAAAAGCTCCAAAGGGAACTCCAGAAGGAGAATACTCAACATTTTTAAATTTTAAATCAGTTCCTGTACCAGATATCACAAGAGATGATGGTAAAAGTGTTGCAGCAGCAGCAAGCATAGGACTTAATGTAAATATAGAAGTTATAGGTTATGTTGGTGATTTAAAAGCAAAGTTAGAAATAACTAATTTAAAAGTTACTGAAAATAACGAGGGACAAGCAGTGGTATCTTTTAAAGTTAAAAACAATACTCTTAAAAGAGGAATTTGGTATAACATAGATGTTATGAATGGAAATGAAAGTCATGAGTCAGTGGAAAAAGGTAGAATTGGAATTGGAAAAACAGATGAAATAACTTTAACTATGAAAAATATGAAAAAAAGAGATGTAGTTGGAGTTAGGCTTAGAGATTCTTCAACATATGAGGATATTACTAAGAAAGAACTTTGA
- a CDS encoding TonB-dependent receptor translates to MKLKSVIYLLAFLCFSLLTHSAEFTLEELNELKGLNMITEEEYQILLNELKGVQERENFFNLKVNGAKVSDVYPVIVQDNKIYLPVINLFNTIGFKDYTIQSEILKATLGTEVREITLKPSDSYVIVEQSDFFVESEKFKELFLRELYLDQENSSVSMRLSFETTAEIEAYLANVKDGLIDAENAGELMFTSERTLFDVGYMRFDFQGVLNKAGKDSEDRKLETDWTGNLEYQGPLFYGEFTAAYDVRNSELGNTSLYYPDIYKNHSLKLENNGSGGAREWAASFKKERGYYIKGKNYVIRETVPIGSRVELLYLGFPIEVKDAVDGTIEFDNSEIQENRRYTLRVYQPDGRIYTIDIDTAANYFQQNKGETEYDISFREVDQYDRYSINANLYHGITQNLTLGLGYVHEPEDVGDGRIEYLEHIRGEVVYSNYIYRFPYTLVLGTERALNTSVVNEEGVSNKDRYSYDGTFQIDIKDFRFIIDRAQYGKYFDEKSDESYSITYNPTGIFQINYEWSKTKYNIDQDDNNDESVGLNISKGWKDFLLSLDYNKSLNQEDSYEVNMYYNGFKKYNVQLTNYWLEDGKDLETTLRLTNKNIFSIFDYSLEFGYSDSYKEKFTFRFTLDYDNWFRSEVNFDESGAQRYSAGINRVVDLKNIRKPLESIDSTRVKVITFLDKNDNGIMDADEERVDYVAVKIGDQEIDTDENGEAMFFGVPNKIVYDMKPTIRKPSYTIGDTKIKILGQQVGTVTAHIPIKPMVTIVGEIQVDKNLNLKDKEKEALFENILIKVLDEKGKLIEYLNPESDGTFEVSGLYARKYMLQIEYIGVDNKARKIAENVVLGYYDDRENRFIIHLDKERLTLKQIFLSEGGKYEKVISSNTSPSKL, encoded by the coding sequence TTGAAGTTAAAATCAGTAATATATCTACTAGCATTTCTATGCTTCTCACTATTAACTCATTCAGCAGAGTTCACTTTAGAGGAGCTAAATGAATTAAAAGGTTTAAATATGATAACAGAAGAGGAGTATCAAATCCTTTTAAATGAGTTAAAGGGTGTTCAAGAAAGAGAAAACTTTTTTAATTTAAAAGTTAATGGAGCAAAAGTTAGTGATGTATACCCAGTTATAGTTCAAGATAATAAAATATACCTTCCTGTTATAAATCTATTTAATACAATAGGCTTTAAAGACTATACAATCCAAAGTGAAATTTTAAAAGCAACTTTAGGAACAGAGGTTAGAGAGATTACACTAAAGCCAAGTGATTCCTATGTTATAGTAGAGCAAAGTGATTTCTTTGTAGAGAGTGAAAAGTTTAAAGAACTATTTTTAAGAGAGTTATACTTAGATCAAGAAAACTCAAGTGTTTCAATGAGACTTAGCTTTGAAACTACAGCAGAGATAGAAGCATATTTAGCTAATGTTAAAGATGGATTAATTGATGCAGAAAACGCTGGAGAACTTATGTTTACAAGTGAGCGTACTCTATTTGATGTGGGATATATGCGTTTTGATTTCCAAGGAGTTTTAAATAAAGCTGGAAAGGATTCTGAAGATAGAAAATTAGAAACTGATTGGACAGGAAATTTAGAATACCAAGGACCACTTTTTTATGGAGAGTTTACAGCAGCTTATGATGTGAGAAATAGTGAACTTGGAAATACAAGTTTATACTATCCTGATATCTATAAAAATCACTCTTTAAAATTAGAAAATAATGGTAGCGGAGGAGCTAGGGAGTGGGCAGCAAGCTTTAAAAAAGAGCGTGGGTATTACATTAAAGGTAAAAACTATGTAATTCGTGAAACTGTTCCTATTGGAAGTAGAGTAGAGCTGTTATACTTGGGATTTCCCATTGAAGTTAAAGACGCTGTAGATGGAACTATAGAGTTTGACAATTCAGAGATTCAAGAGAATAGACGTTACACTTTAAGAGTTTATCAACCAGATGGAAGAATATATACAATAGATATAGATACTGCTGCAAACTATTTTCAACAAAACAAAGGAGAGACAGAGTATGATATCTCTTTCCGTGAAGTGGATCAATATGATAGATACTCAATAAATGCTAATCTATATCACGGTATCACTCAAAATCTAACTTTAGGATTAGGATATGTACATGAACCTGAGGATGTTGGTGATGGACGAATTGAGTATTTAGAGCATATTAGAGGAGAGGTTGTATACAGTAACTATATTTATAGATTCCCATACACTTTAGTTCTTGGAACAGAGCGAGCACTAAATACAAGTGTAGTTAATGAAGAGGGAGTTAGTAACAAAGATAGATATTCGTATGATGGAACATTCCAAATTGATATAAAAGATTTTAGATTTATAATTGATAGAGCACAATATGGAAAATATTTTGATGAAAAATCAGATGAAAGTTACTCTATAACATATAATCCAACAGGAATTTTTCAAATTAACTATGAGTGGAGTAAAACAAAATATAATATAGACCAAGATGATAACAATGATGAAAGTGTTGGTTTAAATATTAGTAAAGGTTGGAAAGATTTTCTACTTTCTCTAGATTACAATAAGTCCTTAAATCAAGAGGATAGTTATGAAGTTAATATGTATTACAATGGATTTAAAAAGTATAACGTACAACTTACAAACTACTGGTTAGAGGATGGAAAGGATTTAGAAACAACTTTAAGATTAACAAATAAAAATATCTTTAGTATATTTGATTACTCCCTAGAGTTTGGCTATTCAGATTCATACAAAGAAAAATTTACATTTAGATTCACTTTAGATTATGATAACTGGTTTAGAAGTGAAGTTAACTTTGATGAAAGTGGTGCTCAAAGATACTCTGCTGGTATAAATAGAGTTGTGGATTTGAAAAATATTAGAAAGCCACTGGAAAGCATTGATAGCACTAGAGTTAAAGTTATAACTTTCCTAGATAAAAATGATAACGGAATTATGGACGCTGATGAGGAAAGAGTAGACTATGTAGCTGTAAAAATTGGAGACCAAGAGATAGATACTGATGAAAATGGAGAAGCTATGTTCTTTGGAGTTCCTAATAAAATAGTTTATGATATGAAACCAACAATTAGAAAACCATCATATACAATTGGAGATACAAAGATAAAAATACTAGGACAACAAGTTGGAACAGTTACGGCACATATTCCTATAAAACCAATGGTTACTATAGTTGGAGAGATTCAAGTAGATAAAAATTTAAATTTGAAAGATAAAGAAAAAGAGGCTTTATTTGAAAATATACTTATTAAAGTTTTAGATGAAAAAGGCAAGTTAATAGAGTATTTAAATCCAGAAAGTGATGGAACATTTGAAGTTAGTGGGTTATATGCTAGAAAATATATGTTACAAATTGAATATATAGGTGTGGATAATAAAGCCAGAAAGATCGCTGAGAATGTAGTGTTGGGGTACTATGATGATAGAGAGAACAGGTTTATTATCCACTTAGATAAAGAAAGATTAACACTTAAGCAGATATTCTTAAGTGAAGGAGGAAAGTATGAAAAAGTTATTAGTTCTAATACTAGTCCTTCTAAGTTGTAA